From one Triticum aestivum cultivar Chinese Spring chromosome 4B, IWGSC CS RefSeq v2.1, whole genome shotgun sequence genomic stretch:
- the LOC123093769 gene encoding flavanone 3-dioxygenase 2, with the protein MAEQLISTAVHHTLPDSYVRSEADRPRLDEVVPDADIPVVDLANPDRAAVVAQIGAACSSHGFFQVLNHGLPLEVMLAAMAVAHDFFRLSPEEKAKLYSDDPAKKMRLSTSFNVRKETVHNWRDYLRLHCHPLEQFVPEWPANPPPFRDVMSTYCKEVRQLGFRLYAMISESLGLEQDYIKKVLGEQEQHMAVNFYPKCPSPELTYGLPAHTDPNALTILMMDEQVAGLQVLKEGRWIAVNPRPNALVINLGDQLQALSNGRYKSVWHRAVVNSDKPRMSIASFLCPCNSVKLGPAEKLIGEKSPAVYRNYTYDEYYKKFWSRNLDQEHCLELFRT; encoded by the exons ATGGCGGAGCAGCTCATCTCCACGGCCGTGCACCACACGCTGCCCGACAGCTACGTCAGGTCGGAGGCGGACCGGCCGCGCCTGGACGAGGTCGTGCCCGACGCCGACATCCCCGTCGTCGACCTCGCCAACCCCGAccgcgccgccgtcgtcgcccagATCGGCGCCGCCTGCAGCTCCCACGGCTTCTTCCAG GTGCTCAACCACGGGCTGCCGCTTGAGGTCATGCTGGCAGCGATGGCGGTGGCGCACGACTTCTTCCGCCTCTCGCCGGAGGAGAAGGCCAAGCTCTACTCCGACGACCCGGCCAAGAAGATGCGCCTCTCCACCAGCTTCAACGTGCGCAAGGAGACCGTGCACAACTGGCGCGACTACCTCCGCCTGCACTGCCACCCGCTCGAGCAGTTCGTCCCGGAGTGGCCTGCCAATCCGCCGCCCTTCAG GGATGTCATGAGCACATACTGCAAGGAGGTCCGGCAGCTCGGGTTCCGGCTCTACGCCATGATTTCGGAGA GCCTGGGGCTGGAGCAGGACTACATCAAGAAGGTCCTCGGCGAGCAGGAGCAGCACATGGCGGTGAACTTCTACCCAAAGTGCCCGTCGCCGGAGCTGACCTACGGGCTCCCGGCGCACACGGACCCCAACGCCCTCACCATCCTGATGATGGACGAGCAGGTCGCCGGGCTGCAGGTGCTCAAGGAAGGTCGGTGGATCGCCGTCAACCCGCGGCCCAACGCGCTCGTCATCAATCTCGGCGACCAGCTGCAG GCGCTGAGCAACGGGAGATATAAGAGCGTGTGGCACCGCGCCGTGGTGAACTCGGACAAGCCAAGGATGTCCATCGCCTCCTTCCTCTGCCCCTGCAACAGCGTCAAGCTTGGCCCCGCGGAGAAGCTCATCGGCGAGAAGTCGCCGGCGGTCTACAGAAACTACACCTACGACGAGTACTACAAGAAGTTCTGGAGCAGGAACCTGGACCAGGAGCACTGCCTGGAGCTCTTCAGAACCTAG